One Mobula hypostoma chromosome 12, sMobHyp1.1, whole genome shotgun sequence genomic window, GGCATAATGCATTATTACTGAATAACTAAATTGTAATAATTATCAACTCAAGAACTTGGCTACGTTAGATCTGAATTGAAATCTTCCAAGTCTCAGTCCCAGATTGCCTCAAGAGAGAAAGCCACAAGGCAGAGAATGTGTTGTACTACTAGGTTACAATCCCAATAGCGCAACACAACTCTAGTATCTTTACCCATAGATCCAACTTACCCACAAACAAAGGTTTTCATATCATTTATTGTCAAGCACAAAACAAGCATTTTAAAAGTGAACAGGTATACAATGAAATTAATACATTTTACAACAAAAGCACATGTCACTTTAATGAccgaataaaaatagaaaatacataTGCTGGAATGTTCAAACTATTGATTCTCTAAAAGCAAACCAAATTTGCAATTctacacaaaataattgttgtcAAGTTCACTACCTCTTAGCTATGACAATAGGAACAAACACTATGTTTCTTaaccaaaaacaaaattaagatctTCATCAAGACGTCTGCATCCATAAATTTTACAAAGGCTTTTCCCACAATGACGCAAATATCTCCACTTCACATTACTGGCCCTGCACAGAAGAAATACATAAGAAATACACAAGTGGTTACCAACGTGAAACATTTCAAGCGCATCGAGTGTGGACAGGATCCTCTTTCTGTGAAAAGAAGAATTAAATATATCCGGATAGCTTCTCTTGTTTTTCCACATTGCCTGCTTTGTGGAGAGACTTGCAATATGAAGAGCCTTTGAAATAACATAACCTTCTCAAGGGTAATTCAACAGCATTAAATTTGAGAAAATGTGTTGAAATACAGTATATCCCACACAACACACTACCTTAATTTCACCATTCTCGGCCACATCGATGAGCTCACAGGAGGATTTCTACGCACCAAAAAGAAAACTCAAGGCCCTTATACTATGTTTCTTTCTTTCAATGGTATTTACCTGTGGGGGTTGCTGTGCTGGTGGGTGCTGGGGCATCGGCTGGGAGTTTGTCTGACTGTAATAAGCTGCTTGCTGTCTGTAGTACTCAGCCCATGCAGCGCTGTAGTCAGGCTGTCCGCTTGGTTGCGCTGCTGTACTCGAGGCTTGGGCTGCCTGACCTGGAACAATAACCAGCAATGTATCACTGACCAAATTCAGATGATTCACTTACTCAAATCATGTCCCATAAAATCAATGACATACTTTGCTTCTTGTAGTATTCCTCCCAAGCTTTGGTGTAATCTTGCTGGGGGCCTTGTGGTTGTCCCTGTTGACCTACACAGAACATCGTATGAATTTAAGTtaaaaaatgtaaaacaaaattgtatCTTTGAAATAATAAATTCCAAGATAGCATAATGTACTAGCTCCAGCTGAATTTGAAATTTTTGACACTAAAAGTTTTGTATTTTCAGTTGCTATTGGTTGAAGGTAAGAAATAGAGCAACAGTTTTGGCCTGAGAAACAAATGAAAATACAAAGACTTGTAACAAATCCTAGTTATTGACTAAGTGCATCAATATCAAAGCCAACATACAGTACTTAATAGCCTCATACAATTTTACACCAAGTTTAGCTGGAAACCAAAACTCTAATCTATCAATAAATTCACAGTATATCACTGTAGAGATTTAAAAACAAGGCACATGATAGAATTCTAAATTAAACATTTTTGGAGGATTCCTACTTTTTCTTTTGTGCATCTCCATTCATCAATCTTAATTACAATTACCTAATTTCTTGTAATATTCTTCCCAGGCCTTGGTATAATCGGTCTGAGGATTTGGAGGAGCAGTTGGCTGGTTTGGATCACCTGCTGCCAAAAGTACACCAAAATTAGCACATTAACCCAATAACCAAGAATTCCCATGGAGGACAGAAGAgagaaagtgcaaaaaaaaaagtaaaaccaAAAGCTGCTAGGACTAATCAATGAGAGGCTTTCTCATTCTGTGCAGAGTGATTTGGGTATATTGATTAAGAAATGAGAATAACATAAATACTAATACAGTTTTCCAAAGTAAACTAGACAGGATAAATCTTGATGCAAACTTAAGTTATCAAGTTATTTAAACTGCACCAATTAATTTGTCAGAGCAGCCAGAAGACTTATATAAAAATATCTGATGATTTACCAGGTGCAGAATTTGGGGTATTGCTCGGACCAGTGCTTGGAGCGGCAGGAGGCTGTTGTGCTTGCTGCTGATAATACTGAGCGTAATACGCTGCCCACGCAGCAGTATTTGCATCTCCAGCTTTACCTACAATAAACAATATTTTATTACTGATGGTAATTAAACACTAAATAAAAATGTTCAAGATACttaatatacattcagtggccactttattaaaacTACCTCCTGGAacaaataaagtagccactatgtttgtgctcttctgctgctgcagcccattcacttcaaggttcaacgtgttgtgcattctaCGTTTGTACACACCACTATAGTAATGTGTGATCATCTGAGTCACTGTCACtttctgtcaacttgaaccaggcTGGCCAATCTCCcgtgacctctcttattaacaaagaGGTTCTTGACACAaatgccgctcactggatgccttgtttttcacatcattctctataAGCTCGACAGAGAAGTGTGTGAAAATGCCAGATCAATAGTTTCTGAGAGAACAACTCTGTCTGGCACGAGCAAttatttcttacccattctgatgttttgtctgaacaacttGACCATATCTGTATATTTTTATGCAGAGttactgctgccacatgattggctgattaaatatttgcattaatgaggtgtacagatgtaaGGGGCCATTAAGTGCATTACAGCATTTTAGCAAGTAGATCTTCTTATCCTCTTCCTTTACTGTAGACTGTGGCTCTTGCAAGGAAACGATTCCACAAGCATAGGCTACTGTCCAGTATCTTCTCCAAGAGGTTATTTACCAATGCCTGACTTTTTGATGGTGCAAGTCCAAGGACAAAGCCATTGTTTTCAACGATGCTGGAATGCACATACTTCTGGAATGGGTTAAAACTAGAAAGCAGTAAAGAGTGGGCATTCTGGTCCCATTTCTTGCTGTCTAGAGCCAAACATGGCTTCACCACAGCCCAAGACAGTAATCAAACCTGGACCCCCGAGGCCTATATGGCCCAAATACATCATAATTTGAGCTCAGCGAAAGAGCTTGCATTGTTTAAAATAAAGCCAAAATGTGGGATATCAAGCACGAAACTGTGTCTTACTTGGATCTGGTGGACCCTGCTGTTGCCAGGGTTGATAGGCATTCCCCCATCCTTGTGGAGCATAAGGTGCTGGTGGTCCACTGCAGAGGTTAAGAGATTAAGTAATGATAACATATAACATACTTTATTCAGCAATCATGAGAAAGGCATTGTGCTATTTAAGACATATTACTTACTGTTGAGGTGGGCCAGGAGGGCCTGGATTATAGGGTCCTGGGTTATAGGGTCCCATAGGAGCTCCAGGACCTGGGGGACCGGGGGGCCCATGAGGGGCAGGTGGGCCATGGGGTCCATGGGGACCATGAGGACCAGGTGGCCCAGGAGGACCAGTAGGAGCCTAAATACACAAACATAAATAGTAGTAAGACACAATCAGACTAGCAAATAGGTAAATTCCTGCAAAAGGAACAGATTGTCAATTTAAATTAAGATTGATCTTTTCAGTTACTTCCTTAGATCACATAGAATGGCTAAGGACTAATTTTAATGGAAAATGAAGTTTTTATTCTGAAACAATCAAAGAGAGAAATAGCAAACATATTTACATAGATTTCTTAAGAGTGAAATTGCAATCCTGTTTTTAAAACACATTCTTGTTTGTATTGAGATGATTAGAGAGTACAAATTCCTTTCATTTTTGATGAATTATTGATTTTCACAACATGGCCCTGATTAGCAAAACTTAGTGATTTATACACATCATACTGGTGGCTGACAACTCTATTCAACATTTGTAAAGTGGACTCATTCTTAAACCAAGTGCAAAAAACAGTGAGTCCATTGTTCTAATAGATGGCACCATCCTCGCAATAAATAACCTACAGAAGCAAATTTAAGAAGAATTTCTGATAACTACCCCTAATAATCTATGATAATCAAACAGCTCCAACTATCAGTAAAGTTTTATCAGCAGACATTATTACATGTGACATTGTTCAAACTGCTCAGCATAtgcatgacttttttttaaatgtttgggTATTTTGTTTGCAAAACTGCTTTGCcaataatcaaagaccacacaGTTTTGTCAAGACATACTTTGCTGGTGCTTGTGTGCAAAAGGGATGGAACTCTGGATTTGATGCTATGCCTTACTGGGTAACTGAAAACTGCACACTAAATTAAATGTGATGCAGATTAGAGAAGGCTGGCAATTGAGCTATACCAGACAACAATTTTCCACAGACCTCACTTCCCCAACTACTACAACATGGCATTGCCTTCAGAACCCTCCTGAGAATTTCACAGTAAGTGTGCCTTCAATGACTTTTCTCCTCTCACAATACGTCACTGTTAAGCCCATAGACATTATTTCATACACAAGCAAAATAATGTTATTTAAAAGCCAGATGAGGTAACTGATCCAATAACCAATGGATTCAAAGCAAATATCGACTGTCCTATCACTAACTTTCTACCAACCActctactttaaaaaaaattgaagtcaCACCACACGTCTCCCTCAACGTTTCAAGATCTAGACGTCCTGGATACTGCAGATGAGCTTTGAGAACCCtaatgcagcggtccccaaccaccgggccgcagacctgtaccgggctgcgaggaaacgatatgacttGGCAatataagtcagctgcacctttcctcattccctgtcacgcgcgaggtcattacccgcacgtcgtccatgtcagcgcgggaaggagatcaactccttgagcttgcaaatgacagcgggctgaaaattatgtttgccataacatctctgtcggcattctggatcaaagtcaagggcgaatatcctgagatagccacggaagcactgaaaacgttgcttccatttccaatttatctctgcgatgaatgcaacaaaaactaaattgcggaatagactggacattaggaaccccattcgagtatcgctgtctcccatcacccctcgatgggactgtcttgttgcaggtaATCAAGCccaggctcccactgattcagcgatattggtgcgttgcaatgattttatatgttcatacggggaaaatatgcgctgtgtgtttaatatccaaacgttacttaaaatgttatgatgctattgacttacttatataaccatataacaattacagcacggaaacaggccatctctgcccttctagtccgtgccgaacgctactctcaccaagtcccaccaacctgcactcaccccataaccccccattccttttctgtctatatacctatccaatttaactttaaatgataatatcgaatctgcttctgccacttctactgggagTTCGTTCATCACATTTTTCAAGCCCCCCtgccctcccctgataattgacttatcgctatattcatgcgaggaaaatacgcgctgtgtgtttaatattaaattcattagataaacccttttagaaacaaaattgagtgtattagccacttatcaccgatattgcGGTTGTGATTTAACAGCACCCCGctcctgaacagaatcgccaaaaacgatttgtagcaaAAAAACGGCACGTGCACGCGTACACAAGTTACACATGCGCActagtgcccgcgcaaggcttcatggtcattgtagtcttttcagggcaaacacaacgtatttgactgctactgtactcttgtccgttggcaatcatcccccccccccaccccccggtcggccggtccgcaagaatattgtcaaaatgaaaccggtccgcactgcaaaaaaggttggggactcctgcccTAACGTAACATCCTATGGTCCATTACCAATAAACTGCAAAACTAAGACAGCACAATCTGCTTATATAATTGGGAAATGTGTAAGCCATTCAAATGTAACATCAAGGAGAATCACTTTAAAATGTGATTTGTCTTTGAAAAATTATATTGACTGCTGTATTAAAAACTTACCCCAATCTTCTCTTCAATAAGTTGCCTGGCATAGTCAATCTGCTGAGTTGATCCACGAATAATAAACATTTTGAAGTTGGGATCAGCATTTGGAGGTGGGTTTCTCTGGAGCTCTATTCGTGCTCCTGATTGCTGACTAATGGATTTAACAGTCTCCCCTCCTGAATTAGAACAGCAGGGAAAAGAATGTTCACTAAACCTTCACCATGAGAATTATTCAATTAAATCACAAGCAGTAATCTTAgctaaaagcttacaaaagctaTGCTTGGGTAAATTGATGTGTCAACAGTaacttagatcataagacatgggtGCAGCATCAaagcatttgacccattgagtctatgcACTTGAAGAAATAATAGTGGATACAAAATCCTCAACGCTAATAGCTTTCACAACTTATAATCAACTCAAGGAAATGACAAGATCACTAAAATACACACCTGACAAGCATATCATTGGCAGTTTATGGAATTGTCTATTAGGCACCAACTTCTGTCAACAACATACTACTCCACCCACTCAGTGGCATTCCAAGCAAGATTGAAATACTTTTGCAGCCAAGCATTAAATCTTTGAAACCTCTGCATATGGGAGACCATTATCGCCCTTTCATCAATAGAATTGAAAGTCATGGAAGAATAGTATTCACAGATCTTTCACTGCCAATACCacctcagcattacttccttgccTCAACCAGATCAGTCAGCCATTGATGGTTTCTTAGTTTTAAGTTGCAAAGTAATCGTTACAAAATTTAGACAATTATTCACAATAGAGTCACATTTATAGTCTTGTCATAATAGAGGCTAATTCCCTTCTCTCCGTAGTGACTGGAAAAATAAACCATGAGACCCAGTTGAGCCAGGGGCTATGACTGTAAGCACAAACTTGTTAGGTTAGATGACCTAGGTAAGTTGCAGCTAGTATTTAAGATAATTAGAAAAAAGTTCAAACAGTTTTGTAAAAATGACAACGGCTATTTTAAAATTTGATTTTGTTCCTTGGCAGACTGATGAGAAAATTTGAAACCTTCAAAATCCAAGAGAAGGCACTCAGATCTGGCTTTTCAGAAGGTAAGGAGTTATGACTGGctgaaatttaatttaaaaaaggctctaagcaTTTGTATACCACAGGATTTAGTTTCTTCTTCTTGTGTTATAATATTCTGGAGTAAAATGAGATTTGTAGATAATATCAAAATTGACAGCAtaagaacaaagaaaaaaattgagTACATGAAGAAATAAAGATACAAGTAAGGTGGACACTAAAATAGCAAATCAAATTTAACCCGGAGGAGTGAGCCATTGGACCTGGGAAAGCAAATGAAGTAAGAGAACAAAGGATATTGAGAATTGTAGCACCAAGAAATCCTGGAGTATTTGTTGACAAACTCCTAGGCAGGTTGATATGATGGTTAAGATGATTAATTCTATTTAATGATAGGATTGAAGAATAAAATAGGAGCAAAGTCATGGTAGATCTGTATCAACCAGTGGTTAACCCACAGctaagagtattgtgttcagaggTCATCACTATTGGAATAGTGTGATATCACTACAGGGgattcgaatctggccggctcccttgcatgctctcCAACCATgcctgggttgagcgtcaagctaacaACTTTACCTTGTTAACAAAAAACCTAGAGAGGGATAGGCTCTGCCAGGTTTCAGGTGCCCAAGCAATGAGCATACAAAAGCTTGTCGTGACGGCACctcgacgactccaccaggagttaagggcgtaCACAAACACTACAGGGGATGCAGAAGACATAACAATTTATTTTGGTTGGCAAATGAATTGTGACCAGAGATTGGGTAACATTAAATGGTCTCCTTCATTTCCAAGAAAATAGGGAGATTTAATTGTTACATAAAATTAACAGGTCTGGACACCATGAACTAAGAATTTTCCTTTGCAGAGACTGACTAAGCAACACATATTTAAATTGACAGAATGACTAGAGCAGAGCTTTTATTTTCCAGTCAAGAACAATGGATGCCAAAGGCTATTTTCTCCAAAAGGGCAAAGGAGGCAGATATCTCACTGTAGATAAAGGCCATTGGTCTCTTATAAAGCTACATATCAGGGCTGGGAAATGGAATTAGCTTGGTTTCTTTCTTTGCTGGATTGGACACAATAAAGTCATTCTGGCCTTACAAGTTTGTAGTTAATTTGTTTACAGTTCAACTGTTTATTGCAAATGCTTACCTTTGCCAATAATTATGCCAGTCTTACTGCTTGGTACTGTGAAAGTAAACTCCTGTAGACCACCTGGTGGGGGCATATTCCAGTTCccttgtcctctgcctcttcctCTGCCAGGACCAGGACCACTACCACCAGGAGGCATGCCAGCCTGCAAGCAAGATAAAAAATACTTGTAAACAACCATTTATACTGCCCACTAAAGGTATGAGGAAAACATTcccgagtttaaaaaaaaatcaacacaaaATACATAGTATTATTCCAGCCAAAAACTCATACTTAATTGGCATGGTTAAAGAGCAAACAGTTGTCAGCTAACCTCCACACTTCGTAGGAGGTCTCTTAGTATCTCTGCAGCATGCTGACATCTGTCTGGAGGGCCCAGGATCTGAGCTATTCTTTCTGGAGTCGTCCCATCATCTTGAGATTCAAAAAAAAgtgatagttttttttattgacaGATTAACAAGGTATGAATCCTTTATTCAATTTGAGAAGAGGTTATATATTAAATTCACCTGGCTTGAACTGAATCCTCACCCCTGCATCATTCTGTATTTTCTTTATCATTTCTCCACTTCTCCCTATTACAATACCAACAGCAAATCGAGGCACAGGGACCTAAAAGAAAATGTAATTACTATACACAACAAACACACCCCAAAGACAAGACTGGTTACAGCTGTAAATTAACTGGCAAAATTATTTGTGAAAGCAATACATTAACTTGCTAGTACAGAAAATTTTGAATGCAAGCCAAATTAATGCAGAcatcaacactcaagaatttTATATTCTTTGCTAAATTtttgacacaacacacacactttAGACATTGTATTTCACACTTACATCCAATGTTTCATTAGCCCCTCCCACACGAGATCCATATTCGTTACGCTGCTCTCTAAAACCTTGGTCTCTGTCACGAATTAAATCCATCACCATATCCTTAGCTTGCTGCAAAGGAAATAAAAACATGCTCATACTTCGCACTCACCAATAACACTAATACTCATTAAAAAGGAAGCAATGCTGTACCTACCTGTACTTTGTATGGATCTCCTGTAATTCGAAGAGGTTTATCTGATCCTGTTGGCTGAGGTCCATCTTGAATCATCACCATCTTCACTCCAGCACGTTCCTATTTTGCAATAGAATAACTCCATGTACCCACCTTTGCAAATATATTTAATTACAGTGGTTAGGAAGCAAAGGAAGACAAACATTAATCTTACCTGTAACTGCTTGATTGTTTCTCCGCCTTTTCCAATAACAAGCCCAGCCTTGCTTGCAGGAATCATGATCTCCTGCACAGAAGTACCTGCTCCATCACCGTGGTGTGTACCAGGACCAATTCGGCCCCTTTCAACTATCTGATCAAGCAGTCTCTTTGCAGCTCTAGAACACCCAAGGGCGAGAACGGTGGATGGAATGGGAGAAAAATAAATCTTCATACAGTTCTTAATGCAACAATAATTAGTTAGGAAGATAACTGAAGTTTAGTTAAGTTAGATTTGACTGCATAAACCTTGAAGACACAGAAGTAGTAGCTTGACAGTTCAAATTAACCTTTGGATTAACACAATACTTATCAAAATCAAAAAGTATTTTTAATTACACTTACACAATAGAATCAGGGCTGCCTGTCAACATGCAAGACCTTTCTGGTAAACCACCACTGTCTGAAAATGAAATTCACATAATATTAATTTATGTGAAGCAAAATCATTGGGGAAACAAAGTAGTGGACTAAACGTAATTATTGAAACTGGCTATGGATGACGTAAAGCATGTcaataaaatttacaaagaaagcaaaaTTTATTTGCAGAGTTAATCCTGAACAATACTGACAAAACACAAAAAGGCATCGACCACCCTGCAGAAAGCAATTCCAATTCTgattaagtgtgaggtgtttcatttgGGTACAAGGAATGAGAGGTCTTAATGCAATAGAGGAGCAATGGAACTCCGGGGCAATGATTCATGAAGCACCAAAAGCAAGTGAACTGAAAGCAGATGAATTCATTTTTAGATACATAACATTAAAAAGTAGAGAACTTCTATCACAAATTGTATATAGAGCACATTAAGCACAGAAAGTATTGAAATGCAAAAAGTACTACAATTGAAGTGCATAGGGAATGTTGAGCCATTTTTGGCTTTGAGTAGACAGGACAAAGAGGATCAAAAAAATCTCTTAAATGGCATAAAAAGTTATTTAAACAAAAATGTTAATGTAATTCTAATTGTTCAAAATTAAAGACCATAAATATGAGTCACTGAAAGCATTCAATTGTTAGTGGGGAATTTATGGGATTATCCACTAGTTGGGATGATTAAGGCATCAGCGTTACAGCATTGAAGGGGAAGCAAGTAAAGCAGAGAAAGGAAGGTGTGCTGATATGGAGATGAGAAAGGAGAAATTAATTGGGCTAATGTGGAACAAAGCATTCATATAAATACGGTCTAAAAGCCTTGAAAATCTACATAGCACTTAGCTTGTTAACCATAATATCAAACATTGTCAACAAGGAAGATAGCGACTTTAAGCACAAAATGAATGCTGTAAATCTAAACTCAGCTGAAAGACAATTGGCCTGAAGTACGAACTGCTtttctctgcacagatgctgcctgatcagctgcAAAGCCCTCAGACTTCCAGTTTTTAATATGGTAGCTGTGCGTAAATTAAGCTGAACCAAATCCACAAGTTTAGTTCATCTGTGCAAAATTAAAAGAATTCAGTAAAGAGTGACATACTATAAATCCTGTTTCTTAACCAAAAAAATTCTTACTGAATTTCTTTAAAATGTCCTGGGTCATTGATTTTCTCTGGTTACACATCACAACAGGTTCTTACACGCCAAATTAACTGCATTAACTGCAGTTAACAAATTAACTGCAATGTAAAACACAAAGCTAAATGAGCTAACTCAACTGACaagcaaaaatataaataaaaatcttACCAGGCGCAATCTGTACTTTGCACCCAGACTCTTGTTGTATGCGCGAAATCTGCTCTCCTCCTCTACCAATAACTAAAATGAAAAAAGGCAATAATTTTAACATTATGCTCACGACAACCAAAATCAATCTGTACAATAAACTATACTTTTTCCACAAACTGCATTGTGAGAATCTTACCACCACTCTCATGGTTTTTATCTATGTAAATAGAGGCAGTGATATTTACTTCTTCCTACACACCCCTGAACTCAACAAGAGCTTACTTCTCTGAAACTGAATTTTGGCATGTGGGGTCAAGGAAAGATTAGGAAGGGACAATGAACAATTGGAAACAGAGAGAAAGTAAAAACTACTGAATTTAGAACTGAAGAGGGAGGAAGAAAGATGCAGATGAAGAGCAAAGAATGGCAAGAAATGAAGAATGAAAGCAAAAAACTCATTCCAATACAAaatgtggagaggaatgaattaagGCCTCGAGCACAGGCTTATTTACTACTAATTTTCATTTTGAAAAGCAGACACAAAGCAGGGCATGATGATAAATATTCATCATTTATTGATCCATGAAATATGGCAGCCAACAATAACTCAAGGATATAGTGGAATTCCCTCAGTCAATGCTTCAATGTACTGCTGGATGGTGGAACCTCAGTAATAAGTCCAGATTTCCCTCGAAGTTAAAAAAGTGAGACGAGGAAGCGGAAAAGCTTCAACATGATTCACCAGCCTGGGGTCCCAAAATGATCTGGATTAAACAAGATGGCAGGAAGGCAGCAACCTCTGACCATAAAATTGCACATCACCTGCAGGTGATGCCATCAATTACCGAGGCAGAAAAATAAAATTGTGGTGGTGTGTAGACAAAAATACCATGTTACTTGGAGCAGCAAACTTTCTCCATagctaaaaaaaaactatttaaaaCAAAACACCATTTAAAAATCTAAAACTTGTATATAGTCAAAAAATCTACAAGTTGCATATATTCAATATAGAAGCGCAATAAGCGATTTCAGAGGCACATTTAAAAATACACCTCTAAACTCACGGCAGATGGCAAAAAATGTTTCAAAAAGGTCCTTCTTAACCAAGGTGCTTGTGGATATTCAGAGAGACTATGGCTGGGGAATTATCTTCAGCATAGCATGTCTGAATGTTCAATTAATAATAATGAAAGCATAGTGGAGATTTGGGAGGAATTGTCAATATAGCAACTTGGGGCCATGTAAAGATTTGGTTGTAGTGAAAGGGGATGAAGTACGAGAAGCTAAAAGGAAAAGAATGTGAACACCCAAGCTTGGAAAAGACAAAGCCTATAGATCTCAGCAGCAGATAGCGGAAGCAGGTGACAACACACAATCAAAATATATTTTGATTTACTTACTAAATCCAACCATGCTGTCAGGAACCTTGTATTCCTCTGTTGCAATTGACCTTTgtttttaaaaagaaagtttgGAAGTTAGCCAGCATTTCCCAATACAATTCTGTTGTTCTCCATCTTCATTCGTAATCACAAACACTAGAATATACAATGGTGCTCAAAACTttagtgaaccctgtagaattttctgtttccGCATAAATATGACCAAAAAtgagatcagatcttcatgcaagtcctaaaactagataaagagaatccaGTTAAACAAACAGTACAAAAAACATTACAtttgtccatttatttatttatgagaaAAATTATTCAATATTACACAcacttgttggaaaaagtatgtgaacctttgtttCCAGTAACTGCTGTGAcccccccttgtacagcaataacttcaaccagaaGTTTCCGGTAACTGTTGGTTGATCAATCCTGCACAttagcttggaggaattttaggccattcttccttacaaaacggCCATTTCAAAATGTAAAATTTCTTCTGCTTTAACCATTCTTTGGGAGATTGGCTTGTGTGTTTAGCGTCATTGTCTTTCTTGCTGCATGACCCACTTTCTCTTGAGCTTCAGTTCACGACTGGTACACTGACACATTTTctgtagaatttgctggtacaatTCAGAATTCATAGTTCCATCATTGATG contains:
- the fubp1 gene encoding far upstream element-binding protein 1 isoform X2 — its product is MAEYSAVAPPNALTAGGGGAGGGGGAGGAGGGAGGGGGSGAGGGGGGGGTGAGAAGGTGGGGPGGAGGGGGGFKNDAFADALQRARQIAAKIGGDTGTTAISTSDYGYGGQKRPLEDGDQPDTKKVAQNDPFGAQLAAMHQQRSIATEEYKVPDSMVGFIIGRGGEQISRIQQESGCKVQIAPDSGGLPERSCMLTGSPDSIVAAKRLLDQIVERGRIGPGTHHGDGAGTSVQEIMIPASKAGLVIGKGGETIKQLQERAGVKMVMIQDGPQPTGSDKPLRITGDPYKVQQAKDMVMDLIRDRDQGFREQRNEYGSRVGGANETLDVPVPRFAVGIVIGRSGEMIKKIQNDAGVRIQFKPDDGTTPERIAQILGPPDRCQHAAEILRDLLRSVEAGMPPGGSGPGPGRGRGRGQGNWNMPPPGGLQEFTFTVPSSKTGIIIGKGGETVKSISQQSGARIELQRNPPPNADPNFKMFIIRGSTQQIDYARQLIEEKIGAPTGPPGPPGPHGPHGPHGPPAPHGPPGPPGPGAPMGPYNPGPYNPGPPGPPQHGPPAPYAPQGWGNAYQPWQQQGPPDPSKAGDANTAAWAAYYAQYYQQQAQQPPAAPSTGPSNTPNSAPGDPNQPTAPPNPQTDYTKAWEEYYKKLGQQGQPQGPQQDYTKAWEEYYKKQSQAAQASSTAAQPSGQPDYSAAWAEYYRQQAAYYSQTNSQPMPQHPPAQQPPQGQ
- the fubp1 gene encoding far upstream element-binding protein 1 isoform X1, whose translation is MAEYSAVAPPNALTAGGGGAGGGGGAGGAGGGAGGGGGSGAGGGGGGGGTGAGAAGGTGGGGPGGAGGGGGGFKNDAFADALQRARQIAAKIGGDTGTTAISTSDYGYGGQKRPLEDGDQPDTKKVAQNDPFGAQLAAMHQQRSIATEEYKVPDSMVGFIIGRGGEQISRIQQESGCKVQIAPDSGGLPERSCMLTGSPDSIVAAKRLLDQIVERGRIGPGTHHGDGAGTSVQEIMIPASKAGLVIGKGGETIKQLQERAGVKMVMIQDGPQPTGSDKPLRITGDPYKVQQAKDMVMDLIRDRDQGFREQRNEYGSRVGGANETLDVPVPRFAVGIVIGRSGEMIKKIQNDAGVRIQFKPDDGTTPERIAQILGPPDRCQHAAEILRDLLRSVEAGMPPGGSGPGPGRGRGRGQGNWNMPPPGGLQEFTFTVPSSKTGIIIGKGGETVKSISQQSGARIELQRNPPPNADPNFKMFIIRGSTQQIDYARQLIEEKIGAPTGPPGPPGPHGPHGPHGPPAPHGPPGPPGPGAPMGPYNPGPYNPGPPGPPQHGPPAPYAPQGWGNAYQPWQQQGPPDPSKAGDANTAAWAAYYAQYYQQQAQQPPAAPSTGPSNTPNSAPAGDPNQPTAPPNPQTDYTKAWEEYYKKLGQQGQPQGPQQDYTKAWEEYYKKQSQAAQASSTAAQPSGQPDYSAAWAEYYRQQAAYYSQTNSQPMPQHPPAQQPPQGQ